The Deinococcus hopiensis KR-140 sequence AGTTCGGAGAGGGGGGACCACCCCGCTGGCCCAACCTCACCTCCCCCGCCAGTACCCCGGCGTCTGCGTCGCAGGCAGCAGTGCGAGCACGCCTGTTCCCGCCCGCTCAGCCAGCGCTTCCGCTTCCCGTCCGGCGCGGCCCTTTCCCAGCCAGCCGCTCCAGTAGGCGCGCATCGTTTCGGCGACGAGGGCGGTGGCTACGGTGTTGCCGCCGTTCAGGGGGGCGTACAGCAGGTCCAGATCAGTCAGCGGACCGCCATTGGGACCGCCCACGGGCTGCCAGTAGGGCACGTCCACCGTGCGGTAGCCCAGGGCGTTCAGGGCGCGGCGGCGCACGAGCGGGTTCATGCCCACCTGGGCCTCGGCTTCGCGGTCCTCGGCGTCCTGGCGCTCGGGAAACACGCTGTCGGCAAACAGACCGGCGAGGCCGTGGGTCCGCACATCGTCCATTCGGGCGGTGTGAATCAGGCGGCTGATCCCCCGGCCCCTCGCTTCAGGGGCCACGGCCACGAAGGAGCTGAACGCGGCTTCAGGCAGCAGGTGGTAGATGCTGCCGCCCAGCACCTGCCCTGCTGGACCTTCGGCCACCACGATGCGGTTGCGCCTCCCACCCTGGCCTCCAGCGGAGACGAGGTGCCCGAAGGCTTCCGGCGGAATCAGCGTGTCGGGCGCGTAGTAGCTGCGCTCCTGAATACGCCCGAAGGCGGCGAGGGCTGGGTCATCTGGACCGGTCACGTGACGGACGGTTACGGGTGAGGTCAC is a genomic window containing:
- a CDS encoding GNAT family N-acetyltransferase — its product is MTSPVTVRHVTGPDDPALAAFGRIQERSYYAPDTLIPPEAFGHLVSAGGQGGRRNRIVVAEGPAGQVLGGSIYHLLPEAAFSSFVAVAPEARGRGISRLIHTARMDDVRTHGLAGLFADSVFPERQDAEDREAEAQVGMNPLVRRRALNALGYRTVDVPYWQPVGGPNGGPLTDLDLLYAPLNGGNTVATALVAETMRAYWSGWLGKGRAGREAEALAERAGTGVLALLPATQTPGYWRGR